Proteins found in one Sardina pilchardus chromosome 11, fSarPil1.1, whole genome shotgun sequence genomic segment:
- the b4galt1l gene encoding beta-1,4-galactosyltransferase 1: MRDSNSNFGVLHRTCKLLVLFCFVYISATLVYYAKSVNFRLAFLQNHQSHIKTEHKFEAKDDGASEYIVTLGSNISEPSEPGHKTLGQCPDPSPLLVGPLRIEFSSPVSLETVRHENAALREGGRYSPPDCVALQKVAIIIPFRSRDEHLKFWLYYLHPILRRQQLDYGVYIINQAGDETFNRAKLLNVGYVEALKEYDYDCFVFSDVDLIPMDDRNIYRCYSQPRHLSVSMDKFGFRLPYNQYFGGVSSMSKEQFLKINGFPNNYWGWGGEDDDIYNRLSSKGMSISRPSGAIGKCRMIRHDRDKKNDPNPQRFDRIAHTRDTMHKDGINSLSYSVVKVEKDLLYTKITVDVGKPTK; encoded by the exons ATGCGCGATTCAAACTCGAATTTCGGTGTTCTTCACAGAACGTGCAAATTGCTTGTCTTATTCTGCTTCGTGTACATATCTGCCACTTTAGTTTACTATGCCAAGTCCGTTAACTTTCGACTCGCATTTCTGCAGAATCATCAAAGTCATATTAAAACAGAGCATAAATTCGAGGCGAAAGACGATGGTGCGTCTGAGTATATAGTCACACTAGGGTCCAATATCTCCGAGCCCTCCGAGCCGGGGCACAAGACTCTGGGACAGTGCCCCGACCCCTCGCCTCTTCTGG tGGGGCCATTGCGGATCGAGTTCTCGTCTCCGGTGAGCCTGGAGACGGTGCGGCATGAGAACGCTGCGCTGCGTGAGGGGGGGCGCTACTCGCCGCCGGACTGTGTGGCGCTGCAGAAGGTAGCCATCATCATCCCGTTCCGCAGTCGCGACGAGCACCTCAAGTTCTGGCTCTACTACCTGCACCCCATCCTGCGCAGGCAACAGCTAGACTACGGCGTCTACATCATCAatcag gcagGTGATGAGACGTTTAACCGGGCGAAGCTGCTGAACGTGGGCTATGTGGAGGCGCTGAAGGAGTACGACTACGACTGCTTCGTGTTCAGCGACGTGGACCTCATCCCCATGGACGACCGCAACATCTACCGCTGCTACAGCCAGCCCAGACACCTGTCCGTCTCCATGGACAAGTTCGgcttcag gttgCCATATAATCAGTACTTTGGAGGTGTATCGTCCATGAGCAAGGAGCAGTTCCTCAAGATCAACGGCTTCCCCAATAActattgggggtgggggggggaggatgaCGACATCTATAacag GTTGAGTTCCAAGGGCATGTCTATATCTCGGCCCAGCGGAGCCATTGGGAAATGCCGCATGATTCGCCACGACAGGGACAAGAAGAATGACCCTAACCCacagag gttcgACCGCATCGCCCACACTCGGGACACAATGCACAAAGACGGCATCAACTCTCTGTCCTACAGCGTGGTGAAAGTGGAGAAGGACCTGCTCTACACCAAGATCACCGTGGACGTGGGGAAGCCTAccaaataa